One window of the Nocardia huaxiensis genome contains the following:
- a CDS encoding sensor histidine kinase, which translates to MRRFSLWLRDRPLITDSMLALGLFVLDILAIGESRQKVIYAVLGVALSVPIVFRRTYPRAAALALVLISFATTVIHWAGGDHDAVHPALLGLGIMLYTLVAYVGRREGLWYLGALIADSVLSWIMIGKPEGVDAPFTAVYYALCWTLAEFVGARHAYDAEVAARLAVADYDRERRAHDAVAAERTRIARELHDVVAHAVSVIIVQADGARYALRQDPDTAEQALATIAGTGREALRELRRTVELLRTEHAPEQLPQHGTAGIAGLVAMMRNAGLNVSLELTGEIDSLSPEVSLGIHRIVQESLTNTLRHAGSDSHADVRVTRRDTDVLVEVIDCGGAPDTRTPAPAIPGSGLGLVGMRERMAVLGGTLTAGRNGKGGWAVRATIPLDRESD; encoded by the coding sequence TTCTCGATATCCTCGCCATCGGCGAAAGCCGGCAGAAGGTGATCTACGCCGTTCTCGGCGTGGCACTGTCGGTGCCGATCGTGTTCCGGCGCACCTATCCGCGCGCGGCGGCGCTGGCCCTGGTGCTGATCTCCTTCGCCACCACCGTGATCCACTGGGCCGGCGGCGACCACGACGCCGTCCACCCGGCCCTGCTCGGCCTCGGCATCATGCTCTACACGCTGGTCGCGTATGTGGGCCGCCGCGAAGGACTCTGGTATCTGGGCGCGCTCATCGCCGACAGCGTCCTGTCCTGGATCATGATCGGCAAACCCGAAGGCGTCGACGCCCCCTTCACCGCCGTCTACTACGCCCTGTGCTGGACCCTCGCCGAATTCGTCGGCGCGCGCCACGCGTATGACGCCGAGGTGGCCGCCCGCCTCGCCGTCGCCGACTACGACCGTGAACGCCGCGCCCACGACGCCGTCGCCGCCGAACGCACCCGCATCGCCCGCGAACTCCACGATGTCGTCGCGCACGCGGTGAGCGTGATCATCGTGCAGGCCGACGGCGCCCGCTACGCCCTGCGCCAGGACCCCGACACCGCCGAGCAGGCTCTCGCCACCATCGCCGGCACCGGCCGCGAAGCGCTGCGCGAACTGCGCCGCACCGTCGAGCTGCTGCGGACCGAGCATGCCCCCGAACAACTTCCGCAGCACGGCACCGCCGGCATCGCCGGCCTCGTCGCCATGATGCGCAATGCCGGGCTGAACGTCTCGCTCGAACTCACCGGCGAAATCGATTCCCTCAGCCCGGAAGTCAGCCTCGGCATCCACCGCATCGTGCAGGAGTCGCTCACCAACACCCTGCGCCACGCCGGCTCGGACTCGCACGCCGACGTCCGCGTCACCCGCCGCGACACCGACGTCCTCGTCGAGGTCATCGACTGCGGGGGAGCCCCCGACACCCGCACCCCGGCCCCCGCCATCCCCGGCAGCGGCCTCGGCCTGGTCGGCATGCGCGAACGCATGGCCGTCCTGGGCGGAACACTGACAGCGGGCCGGAACGGCAAGGGCGGCTGGGCCGTTCGCGCCACCATCCCCCTCGACCGCGAGAGCGACTGA
- a CDS encoding response regulator: protein MPITVLVVDDQELMRAGLRMVLGAHPDIEVVGEADNGAAAIARAAELRPDVVLMDVRMPITDGVSATAQIIESGYGSRVLVMTTFDLDEHALGALRAGASGFLLKDTPPEDLISAIRSVAAGDAVVSPKVTKRLLDRLIAEDPAAGRDPGVLEVLTAREREVLEHIAAGRSNAEIAAALFLSEATVKTHVGRVLTKLDLRDRVQAVVLAYETGLVRPGNA, encoded by the coding sequence GTGCCGATCACTGTGCTGGTAGTCGACGATCAGGAGCTCATGCGTGCGGGGTTGCGGATGGTGCTCGGCGCGCACCCGGACATAGAGGTGGTGGGGGAGGCCGACAATGGGGCCGCGGCGATCGCGCGGGCGGCCGAATTGCGGCCGGATGTGGTGCTCATGGATGTGCGCATGCCCATCACCGACGGTGTGAGCGCCACCGCGCAGATCATCGAATCCGGGTATGGCAGCCGGGTTCTCGTCATGACCACCTTCGACCTCGACGAACACGCGCTGGGTGCGCTGCGGGCCGGAGCCAGCGGATTCCTGTTGAAGGACACGCCGCCGGAGGACCTCATCTCGGCCATTCGGTCGGTGGCCGCCGGGGATGCGGTGGTGTCGCCGAAGGTGACCAAGCGGCTGCTGGACCGCCTCATTGCCGAGGATCCGGCCGCGGGACGGGATCCGGGCGTGCTGGAGGTGCTGACCGCGCGGGAGCGGGAGGTGCTCGAGCACATCGCGGCCGGGCGGTCCAACGCCGAGATCGCCGCGGCGCTGTTCCTGTCGGAGGCGACGGTGAAGACGCATGTGGGACGGGTGCTCACCAAGCTCGATTTGCGCGATCGAGTGCAGGCGGTGGTGCTCGCCTACGAGACCGGGCTGGTGCGACCGGGTAACGCTTGA